The proteins below are encoded in one region of Sporosarcina sp. FSL K6-1508:
- a CDS encoding amino acid ABC transporter ATP-binding protein, which produces MISIKGLYKKFGELEVLKGIDLEVKKGEVVVVIGPSGSGKTTLLRCLNILEVPTAGSIALDGHKADFAKRVAKKEIDYFRSETGMVFQNYNLFPHKTALENVMEGPVIVKKEAKDIARKKAESLLKKVGLGDKFDFYPFQLSGGQQQRVGIARALALEPKVMLFDEPTSALDPELVGEVLQVMKDLANEGMTMVVVTHEMRFAQDAADEVIFIDEGKVIERNKPSELFTNPKEERTKQFLNLIS; this is translated from the coding sequence ATGATTTCAATAAAAGGTTTATATAAGAAGTTTGGCGAACTTGAAGTGTTAAAGGGTATCGATTTGGAAGTGAAAAAAGGAGAAGTTGTTGTTGTCATAGGTCCGTCGGGCTCTGGTAAAACGACACTGCTTAGGTGTTTGAATATACTGGAAGTCCCCACAGCCGGAAGTATAGCGCTTGATGGTCATAAAGCGGACTTCGCGAAACGAGTAGCGAAAAAGGAAATTGACTATTTTAGAAGTGAAACAGGTATGGTATTTCAAAACTATAATTTGTTTCCTCATAAGACCGCTCTTGAAAACGTGATGGAAGGGCCGGTCATCGTAAAAAAAGAAGCCAAAGATATAGCACGCAAAAAAGCAGAGAGTTTGTTAAAGAAGGTTGGGTTAGGTGACAAGTTCGATTTCTATCCCTTCCAACTATCAGGAGGTCAACAACAACGAGTGGGGATTGCAAGAGCATTGGCATTAGAGCCGAAAGTAATGTTGTTTGATGAGCCTACGTCCGCTCTGGATCCGGAACTAGTGGGCGAAGTGTTGCAGGTTATGAAAGATCTTGCCAATGAAGGCATGACAATGGTCGTTGTTACACACGAAATGCGTTTTGCACAGGACGCAGCCGACGAGGTCATTTTTATAGATGAGGGAAAGGTAATTGAGCGAAACAAACCAAGTGAACTTTTTACAAATCCAAAAGAAGAACGAACTAAACAATTTTTGAATTTGATTTCATGA
- a CDS encoding ASCH domain-containing protein — protein MSEQSNVVLPKKTCSIERLVTIPKDVEKVLNGEKTATRRNGVYADLGEVMVLEGKEFKVDAIYSQTLGEMTDEHAQQEGYTTMEEYKQSILAMHDKMPWLPTMSVWVHEYSPVAK, from the coding sequence ATGAGTGAACAATCAAATGTCGTATTACCTAAAAAAACATGTTCAATCGAGAGGCTTGTTACGATTCCAAAAGATGTTGAAAAAGTACTGAACGGCGAAAAGACAGCTACTCGCCGCAATGGTGTTTATGCAGATCTTGGAGAAGTGATGGTACTTGAAGGTAAAGAATTCAAAGTAGATGCAATCTATTCACAGACGCTTGGTGAAATGACGGATGAACACGCACAACAAGAAGGCTACACAACGATGGAAGAATATAAACAATCCATTCTTGCGATGCATGATAAAATGCCATGGTTACCGACGATGAGTGTCTGGGTGCATGAATATAGCCCTGTAGCGAAATGA
- a CDS encoding YpdA family putative bacillithiol disulfide reductase yields MYDVVIIGGGPCGLSTGLALQEKGFSYVIIEKEAIVNSIVNCPLHMTFYSTSDRLEIGNIPFLSQDVRPNRTELLKYYRLVAERQEINIKCYQKVNSISKNAASFTVHAEDLNGNTIPYEAKMIVIATGIFDTPRQLGVDGDNLAKVSHYYKEGHLYYGQHVTVVGGKNSAIEAAIDLYRNGAHVTLVHRGETVLEGIKPSLLLDMRNLLKKGRIDFHPNSSIAAIDESTIRINSSEGTVTLQNDYVFSLIGYQPNISLLQSIGIQTDLSSLVPSFNPETYESNVKNIFLSGVVTGGITNRVYIEDGRFHGMKIANEIAQRLSYVQNNL; encoded by the coding sequence ATGTATGATGTTGTTATTATTGGCGGTGGCCCGTGTGGCTTATCAACGGGTCTTGCCCTTCAAGAAAAGGGATTTTCTTATGTAATTATTGAAAAAGAGGCGATTGTCAATTCCATTGTCAACTGTCCATTACATATGACTTTCTATAGTACTTCAGATCGTTTAGAAATTGGCAACATTCCATTCCTATCACAAGATGTACGACCAAATCGAACGGAACTATTAAAATATTATCGCCTTGTAGCTGAAAGACAAGAAATTAATATTAAGTGCTATCAAAAGGTTAATTCTATTTCAAAGAACGCTGCATCCTTTACTGTCCACGCAGAAGATCTCAATGGCAACACCATTCCCTACGAAGCGAAGATGATTGTTATCGCAACCGGAATTTTCGATACGCCTAGACAACTAGGGGTAGACGGAGACAATTTAGCGAAGGTCTCACATTATTATAAAGAAGGTCATCTTTATTATGGACAACATGTTACTGTTGTCGGCGGTAAAAATTCAGCAATTGAAGCAGCTATTGATCTTTATCGTAACGGAGCCCATGTTACACTTGTGCATCGTGGAGAAACTGTCTTGGAGGGTATCAAACCATCCTTATTATTAGATATGCGTAACCTTCTTAAAAAAGGAAGGATTGATTTTCATCCCAATTCCAGTATTGCTGCTATCGATGAATCAACCATTCGTATAAACTCTTCTGAAGGAACAGTTACACTTCAAAATGACTATGTATTCTCCCTTATCGGGTATCAACCTAATATCTCACTGCTTCAAAGCATCGGAATTCAAACTGACCTCTCTTCATTAGTTCCTTCCTTTAATCCAGAGACATATGAATCAAATGTTAAGAATATTTTTCTTTCTGGGGTTGTAACGGGTGGCATTACAAATCGTGTTTACATTGAAGACGGACGCTTTCATGGCATGAAAATCGCAAATGAAATTGCACAACGTCTGTCCTATGTTCAAAATAATTTATGA
- a CDS encoding IS110 family transposase: protein MNNVVAFDVSMGKSTMVVYDHNQHCRFEGEMEHTVTGFMWLKEKLNNLKEQSGRTPEIVFEATGVYSQGLERFLKEECYPYKRLNPLQAKLQMASMRRNKTDISDAHELAKSHFKVDREETYVQEAYFEQMRALGRYYDDVEKEIQQYANRLHAFLQLSFPALEKVFSKRSVLFLNVVQLYPHPDCLKGQSKEEIAKNIKQATYKHLSIHKAEEKTMELLIAAEDTYPAIKQDDVRCLHLKEDAARIAELRQKKNEIIKQMVALSKERVDFQVLVSFLGIGTPTAVRLIAELGDIRRFKNPKQVNAYAGIDIQRYQSGKLQYQDRINKRGNRRLRKILYFMVMSMISLRQRTKNTIVDYYDHLKKQPQRKPHKVAVIACVNKFLKVAFHLIQHRVLFDYEAAQTSS from the coding sequence ATGAATAATGTAGTTGCTTTTGACGTGAGTATGGGAAAAAGTACAATGGTGGTGTACGATCACAATCAACATTGCCGATTCGAGGGCGAAATGGAACATACAGTCACTGGGTTCATGTGGCTAAAAGAGAAGTTGAACAATTTGAAAGAACAATCTGGCAGAACACCTGAGATCGTGTTTGAAGCTACCGGGGTCTACTCACAAGGACTGGAACGCTTTCTTAAGGAGGAATGTTATCCATACAAAAGGCTAAATCCCCTACAAGCGAAGCTGCAAATGGCCTCTATGCGCAGAAATAAGACAGACATTAGTGACGCACATGAGTTAGCCAAGTCCCATTTTAAGGTTGACCGTGAAGAAACGTATGTCCAGGAGGCCTACTTTGAACAAATGCGTGCGTTGGGGCGTTACTACGACGATGTTGAGAAAGAGATTCAGCAGTATGCGAATCGATTACACGCCTTTCTACAGCTGAGTTTTCCAGCACTGGAAAAGGTGTTCTCCAAAAGGTCGGTCTTGTTTTTAAATGTGGTTCAATTGTATCCCCATCCAGATTGTCTAAAAGGTCAGTCAAAGGAAGAAATTGCGAAAAACATCAAACAAGCCACTTATAAGCACCTCTCGATTCACAAAGCAGAAGAGAAAACGATGGAACTGCTCATTGCCGCAGAAGACACGTATCCAGCTATCAAACAGGACGATGTTCGGTGCCTGCACTTAAAAGAAGACGCAGCCCGTATAGCAGAGCTAAGACAAAAGAAGAATGAAATCATTAAGCAGATGGTGGCACTCTCCAAAGAACGTGTAGATTTCCAAGTACTTGTATCCTTTCTGGGCATCGGAACACCTACAGCAGTCCGGCTTATCGCAGAATTGGGGGATATCCGTCGCTTCAAGAATCCGAAACAGGTAAATGCCTACGCAGGAATTGATATCCAACGGTATCAATCCGGGAAGCTGCAGTACCAGGATCGGATAAATAAGCGAGGGAACCGTAGGTTGAGAAAAATCCTATATTTCATGGTGATGTCCATGATTTCTTTGCGACAACGAACGAAGAATACCATTGTAGACTATTATGATCATTTAAAAAAGCAACCTCAGAGGAAACCTCATAAGGTTGCGGTCATAGCTTGTGTGAATAAGTTCTTGAAAGTCGCATTTCACCTTATTCAACACAGAGTCCTTTTTGATTACGAAGCAGCCCAAACCAGTTCGTAA
- a CDS encoding amidase family protein, with translation MEIKFNDFFREELTIHAIQAAMEDGKVTSKELVMYYLHRIAKYDQDGPKINSILEINPDAIFIAEALDYERITRGVRGPLHGIPVFLKDSIETNDSMHTSAGTLALENHSSSQDAFLVKKLRNAGAVILGKANMTELANGMSSTMWAGYSSRGGQVLNPYGDANLFVGGSSSGSAVAVAANFTVLSVGTETDASILSPAITNAVVGIKPTVGLISRTGIIPFTYSQDTAGPMARTVTDASILLGALVGVDELDAATHKCEGRVQQDYSSFLDSMGLKGAKIGVFQNGSKAFYESEEYNAELFEDAIQTLNEEGALVIEDIEIPSFHREWKRTVLLSELKHSLENYLVKLPSQLPVHSISELIQFNKSTADRALKYGQNKLEEIVGLPNTLRNPDYLNAKLDDLYFSQTGIDFALKKYDLDAILFPSYIGSTIFAKAGYPSIALPAGYKDSGRPFGITFAGAAFSEGILIKLGYAFEQATKHRKSPKLI, from the coding sequence ATGGAAATTAAGTTTAATGATTTTTTTAGAGAAGAACTAACGATTCATGCTATTCAAGCAGCTATGGAAGATGGAAAAGTAACTTCAAAAGAATTGGTTATGTATTACCTTCACAGAATAGCAAAGTATGACCAAGACGGACCGAAAATAAATTCTATTCTTGAAATAAATCCTGACGCAATTTTCATTGCTGAAGCATTAGATTATGAAAGGATAACAAGGGGCGTTAGGGGCCCTTTACATGGTATTCCGGTTTTTCTCAAAGATAGTATCGAAACAAATGATTCAATGCATACCAGTGCAGGAACACTTGCATTAGAGAATCATAGTAGTAGTCAGGATGCATTCCTTGTTAAAAAGCTTCGTAACGCAGGTGCAGTCATTTTAGGCAAAGCTAATATGACAGAACTAGCGAATGGGATGTCTAGTACAATGTGGGCAGGCTATAGTTCCAGAGGAGGTCAAGTATTAAATCCATATGGCGATGCTAACCTTTTTGTTGGGGGATCCAGTTCAGGTTCAGCTGTGGCAGTTGCTGCAAATTTTACAGTATTGTCCGTTGGTACTGAAACAGATGCTTCTATTCTAAGTCCAGCCATTACAAACGCCGTGGTCGGTATAAAACCTACTGTTGGATTGATTAGCCGCACGGGTATCATTCCTTTCACCTATTCTCAAGACACGGCAGGACCAATGGCTAGAACCGTTACGGACGCCTCTATTCTATTGGGAGCTTTAGTTGGTGTTGATGAACTTGACGCTGCTACCCATAAATGCGAAGGAAGGGTACAACAGGATTATTCATCTTTTTTGGATTCTATGGGTTTAAAAGGAGCAAAAATTGGTGTATTTCAAAATGGCTCTAAAGCGTTTTATGAATCTGAGGAGTACAATGCGGAATTGTTTGAGGATGCCATACAGACCTTAAATGAAGAAGGGGCTTTGGTCATTGAAGATATAGAAATCCCTTCTTTTCACAGAGAGTGGAAAAGGACAGTATTACTATCTGAGTTAAAACATAGCTTAGAAAATTATCTTGTCAAACTTCCTTCGCAATTACCTGTACATTCTATATCCGAACTGATTCAGTTTAATAAGAGTACAGCAGATAGAGCATTGAAATATGGACAGAATAAGTTGGAGGAAATTGTGGGATTACCCAATACGTTAAGGAATCCTGACTATTTGAATGCAAAACTGGATGATTTATATTTTTCACAGACGGGAATTGATTTTGCCTTAAAAAAATATGACCTTGATGCAATTCTTTTCCCTTCATATATAGGTTCGACAATATTTGCTAAAGCTGGGTATCCATCGATTGCTCTCCCTGCTGGGTACAAAGATAGTGGAAGGCCATTTGGTATAACATTTGCAGGTGCTGCCTTTAGTGAAGGTATATTAATCAAACTTGGTTATGCATTTGAACAAGCAACAAAGCATCGAAAAAGCCCGAAACTAATATAG
- a CDS encoding DUF4181 domain-containing protein, giving the protein MEVLLYGVDSSFWLNFFLFLLLIGLLMFLFNAIVRKILKVKKKKAFSYNHLNEQHKKIDWTIRIVFVVAIIVGGIINASRLPLIPILFLEPYFLLFIVIFLTEIVTAFMEWKYAENRNAYIFTVLQLIFMAILLLSIYITDFFGLFG; this is encoded by the coding sequence ATGGAAGTGTTACTTTATGGTGTAGATTCATCTTTTTGGTTGAATTTCTTTCTATTTTTGCTCCTTATAGGGCTATTAATGTTTTTATTTAATGCGATTGTAAGAAAGATCCTTAAAGTGAAAAAAAAGAAGGCGTTTTCATACAATCATTTGAATGAGCAGCATAAAAAGATTGACTGGACAATTAGAATTGTCTTTGTTGTTGCTATTATAGTTGGAGGTATTATCAATGCTTCAAGACTGCCATTGATTCCAATTTTGTTTTTGGAACCATATTTTTTATTATTTATAGTAATCTTTTTAACTGAAATCGTAACAGCGTTTATGGAGTGGAAATATGCAGAAAACAGAAATGCTTATATCTTTACGGTTCTTCAATTAATATTTATGGCAATACTCCTACTCTCGATATATATAACTGATTTTTTTGGCTTGTTTGGATAG
- a CDS encoding transposase — MSIVRQQSLFDMHELYDIEPTHRFNAIFSTLNLEPVWTLFDKNTNVGAPRELNYGAMVYSLIARVVERIPTVKDLVKRLGNDPFFRYDCGFLHSDTVPSEVSYSRMIGLISESDAMVRVHDELLLLAIDEGYITEENIAIDATHFEARDRAWPSEKKEKPAPKKRGRKPKAEHEQWLKDKQVEEATRSIYEKEIVHQLSESVETLYTEAPIDPKWGIKKNSDGKNFSWFGYKAHLAVSTKSQYILAGLMTSGNLNDGKAAIPLLKKIEQDLPDLFTAGLFDAGYDFKAVYQQAIDQNLQAVIPYNPRGEGEVIGYDAHFAPTCVLEHSYRYDSFDATYSTLKYTRPKECATCPLQHDSLCQKTYKIRQSVDIRKYTSPARGSKRWTELYKERTAVERVNAYLKEYFGLTNVRHRTGKKARLHFQLVTLVYNASRLATDRIRVEMKQQSLQAA, encoded by the coding sequence ATGTCTATTGTACGACAACAAAGCCTTTTTGACATGCATGAACTATATGATATTGAACCTACCCATCGTTTTAACGCCATTTTTTCAACGTTAAACCTTGAACCTGTCTGGACTTTGTTCGATAAAAACACAAATGTAGGTGCGCCGAGAGAATTAAATTATGGGGCCATGGTCTATTCGTTAATCGCTCGTGTGGTGGAGCGAATTCCGACGGTGAAGGACCTTGTGAAACGTCTTGGAAATGACCCTTTTTTTCGATATGACTGTGGCTTTCTCCATTCGGATACGGTCCCATCCGAAGTATCTTATTCACGAATGATTGGACTGATTAGTGAATCAGATGCGATGGTACGCGTGCATGATGAACTCCTTCTGCTTGCGATTGATGAAGGATATATTACTGAAGAAAACATCGCCATTGACGCAACTCATTTTGAAGCGCGAGATCGCGCTTGGCCATCGGAAAAGAAAGAAAAACCTGCACCGAAAAAGCGGGGACGTAAACCGAAAGCAGAACATGAACAATGGTTGAAGGACAAACAAGTCGAAGAAGCAACACGCTCGATTTATGAAAAAGAGATTGTTCACCAACTATCCGAATCTGTGGAAACGTTATATACAGAGGCCCCGATCGATCCAAAGTGGGGAATCAAGAAAAACAGTGATGGGAAAAACTTTTCATGGTTCGGTTACAAAGCCCACTTAGCTGTCAGCACAAAGAGTCAATATATTCTTGCGGGGCTGATGACATCAGGTAATCTAAATGATGGAAAAGCAGCGATTCCCTTATTAAAAAAGATTGAACAGGATCTTCCGGATTTATTTACCGCAGGTCTTTTCGATGCAGGTTATGATTTTAAAGCGGTTTATCAGCAAGCAATAGATCAAAACTTACAAGCCGTCATTCCTTATAATCCTCGCGGTGAAGGAGAGGTAATTGGATACGATGCCCACTTCGCGCCAACATGCGTCCTGGAACATTCCTATCGTTACGACAGTTTTGACGCGACATACAGCACGCTGAAATATACCCGACCAAAAGAATGTGCAACTTGCCCATTACAACATGATTCACTTTGTCAGAAGACGTATAAAATCAGGCAGTCCGTGGATATCCGGAAATACACTTCCCCAGCGAGAGGGTCAAAAAGATGGACTGAACTGTACAAAGAACGTACAGCCGTTGAACGTGTCAATGCATATTTAAAGGAATACTTCGGCCTTACTAATGTCCGGCATCGAACTGGAAAGAAAGCGAGACTACACTTCCAATTGGTGACGCTTGTTTATAATGCCTCAAGATTAGCCACGGATCGGATTAGAGTAGAAATGAAACAACAGTCGTTACAAGCGGCCTAA
- a CDS encoding M23 family metallopeptidase: protein MDRFQNDYITPENFGDSFLHGKPESIYKQCIKDFKEIVSLQQFKELVQSINKNVESFQLIETSSLGYYIQYLWLDSHKEKVICVVFDSTNNIHRLLIKPYIIFPKSDRPSSKNLYNMPIKDEWFVFWGGKNEFLNYHYVYESQRYAYDLVVMKDNQTYKDKKMRNENYYAFNKEVVAPTDGKIVKVINNIIDNVPSEMNELQPAGNYIVIKHFNNEYSLLAHFKQYSIMVKEGEDVKQGQVVGLCGNSGNSSEPHIHFQVMDSPDINNCKSICIRFTDGIVPIQGDIVTQGTPNNNTDSSNSRSLDKFDKAELAFSLTDALLIIPRFIGSLFK, encoded by the coding sequence ATGGACAGATTTCAAAATGATTATATAACTCCAGAGAATTTCGGAGATTCTTTTTTACATGGAAAACCAGAATCCATTTACAAACAATGTATTAAAGATTTTAAAGAGATAGTATCGCTCCAGCAATTTAAAGAACTAGTACAATCGATTAATAAGAACGTTGAAAGCTTCCAATTAATTGAGACATCATCTTTAGGGTATTATATACAATATTTATGGTTAGATAGCCATAAAGAAAAAGTGATTTGTGTTGTATTCGATTCGACTAATAATATCCATCGTCTTTTGATAAAACCTTATATAATCTTTCCAAAGAGTGACAGACCTTCTTCAAAAAACTTATATAATATGCCTATTAAAGATGAATGGTTTGTCTTTTGGGGCGGAAAAAATGAATTTCTAAATTATCATTATGTTTATGAATCACAGAGATACGCATATGATTTAGTTGTCATGAAAGATAATCAAACGTATAAAGATAAAAAAATGCGTAATGAAAATTACTATGCATTCAATAAAGAGGTTGTTGCACCAACTGATGGCAAGATCGTTAAAGTGATCAATAATATAATCGATAACGTCCCTAGTGAAATGAATGAATTACAGCCGGCAGGCAATTATATCGTTATAAAGCATTTCAATAACGAATATAGCTTATTAGCTCATTTCAAACAGTATTCTATAATGGTAAAAGAGGGAGAGGACGTTAAACAAGGTCAAGTTGTCGGATTATGCGGGAATTCCGGTAACTCATCAGAGCCACATATACACTTTCAGGTAATGGATTCGCCTGATATTAATAATTGTAAATCAATATGTATCCGTTTCACGGATGGTATAGTGCCAATTCAAGGCGATATAGTTACACAAGGTACTCCAAATAATAATACGGATAGTTCGAACTCGCGTTCATTAGATAAATTTGACAAAGCTGAACTTGCATTTTCTTTAACAGATGCTTTGTTAATAATTCCTCGTTTTATTGGTTCATTATTTAAGTGA
- a CDS encoding cytidine deaminase — protein MLKVRALENRDYELIKAAEDVIEKNYRYGRHHIGSSVRTTSGNIFAAVHVEANVGRITVCGEAMAIGKSISEGDHEFETIVAVAHPHPQEDIEKCWVVAPCGMCRELISDYGKDTDVIIPYNGELVKCNVMELLPEKYSSDLE, from the coding sequence ATGTTAAAAGTTAGAGCTTTGGAAAATAGGGATTATGAATTAATTAAGGCTGCAGAAGACGTAATAGAAAAAAATTATAGATATGGACGACACCACATTGGTTCATCGGTCAGAACTACATCAGGTAATATTTTTGCAGCTGTACACGTCGAAGCAAATGTTGGCAGAATAACGGTATGTGGAGAAGCAATGGCGATTGGAAAGTCAATATCAGAAGGAGACCATGAGTTTGAAACGATTGTAGCAGTTGCTCATCCTCATCCACAAGAAGACATTGAAAAATGTTGGGTCGTTGCACCATGTGGCATGTGTCGCGAGTTAATAAGTGATTACGGTAAGGATACTGACGTAATCATTCCCTACAATGGTGAATTAGTAAAATGTAATGTAATGGAGTTACTACCGGAAAAATACTCAAGTGATTTAGAATAA
- a CDS encoding PhzF family phenazine biosynthesis isomerase — MKTVKVYHYDAFSNKPNKGNPAGVVLDGDELTEIEMQEVALDMGFSETAFPMHSDVADIRIRYFTPGREMDLCGHATMATIYALKSKGLIGEKTELTIETKAGILPIRISSTIENELYITMKQASPQFEEFKGSKEDLARSIGIGIDDIETDLPILYGSTGIWTLLIPIRKLKAFKKMKPNNKQFPTILKEMPKASVHPFCLETHDSNADMHARHFSSPFSGTIEDPVTGTASGVMGAYYAKNIKNDFDTKLTLLIEQGIEIDKDGRVQVEVIKNNQTFNIEITGNAVFVKEFDVTIKNNET; from the coding sequence ATGAAAACTGTAAAAGTTTATCATTATGATGCATTTAGTAACAAACCGAATAAAGGAAATCCTGCAGGAGTAGTTTTGGATGGCGATGAACTAACGGAGATTGAAATGCAAGAAGTAGCTTTAGATATGGGTTTTAGTGAGACAGCTTTTCCTATGCATTCAGACGTTGCCGATATTAGGATTCGTTATTTTACGCCAGGGAGAGAGATGGATTTGTGTGGTCACGCAACTATGGCAACTATTTATGCACTAAAATCAAAAGGATTAATAGGGGAGAAAACGGAGTTAACAATAGAAACAAAAGCGGGAATTTTACCAATAAGGATAAGTTCGACTATAGAAAATGAACTATACATAACTATGAAACAGGCATCTCCGCAGTTTGAAGAGTTTAAAGGTTCCAAGGAAGATTTAGCTAGGTCAATCGGGATTGGTATAGATGATATAGAAACTGACTTACCAATTTTATATGGAAGTACAGGCATATGGACTTTGTTAATTCCTATAAGAAAGCTTAAAGCATTCAAAAAGATGAAGCCCAACAATAAACAGTTTCCAACGATTTTAAAAGAAATGCCAAAAGCGTCTGTCCACCCTTTCTGCCTTGAAACGCATGATTCTAATGCAGATATGCATGCCCGCCATTTCTCTTCTCCATTTTCCGGTACAATAGAGGACCCGGTGACAGGCACTGCTTCAGGTGTAATGGGAGCTTATTATGCCAAAAATATTAAAAATGACTTTGACACTAAATTAACCTTGTTAATTGAACAAGGTATTGAAATTGACAAAGATGGAAGAGTACAAGTTGAAGTAATCAAAAATAATCAAACATTTAATATTGAAATTACTGGTAATGCAGTCTTTGTAAAAGAATTTGATGTAACGATTAAAAATAACGAAACATAA
- a CDS encoding methyl-accepting chemotaxis protein codes for MSLKYKLLLTVSVIVLALFAVLTTQSISQLNGQLENDLEQELKSVGLLTARNLDSKDIDGLLTVQGEGDSEFLEMQRTLDEIREEQGIMFWSYIWKMEDDGVTPIGYTENLNEAYEAGELFTDLAPVHVDTAKLAIKNDQSEVTSIFEDSFGSWRTVFSPLKDESGNTIAVLGIDYSADYIDTIIKKSVTKQIIIAVIGISILLVLLYFTIDRLLLPLKKVVIVADQVANGELNDVDLQITNDEVGQLSQSIKTMVSNLQHVILNIRNTSDHVASSANQLTMNATESYISSTNVSKEMKNIAQNAETSLVMTEETAAAMEETAGGIQQIADSANTASESSLSASLAAEQGNEVVQQVIAQMQLINTSVEQIEETINGLHANSNKISDIVNIITAIAEQTNLLALNAAIEAARAGEHGKGFAVVADEVRRLAEQSSQSAKEIFQLIHMIQTDSNASVTVMEKGKEDVRVGMDYTNEVGQIFKRIVQSADEVADQIREISAASQEISASSEEVVASVNNIKKTSQQSTEFSLSVSQSTQEQLVSMQEVKEASASLGQTAEKLQSLITNFKLESED; via the coding sequence ATGTCACTGAAGTATAAGTTGTTACTCACAGTATCTGTCATTGTTTTAGCACTTTTTGCTGTTCTAACGACACAGAGTATCTCTCAATTGAACGGTCAGTTAGAGAATGACCTTGAACAAGAATTGAAAAGTGTTGGCTTATTGACAGCTAGGAACCTCGATTCCAAAGATATAGATGGGTTATTGACAGTTCAAGGTGAAGGCGATTCTGAATTTTTAGAAATGCAAAGAACCTTGGATGAAATAAGAGAAGAACAAGGAATTATGTTTTGGAGTTATATATGGAAAATGGAGGACGATGGTGTCACTCCTATCGGCTATACGGAAAATTTGAATGAAGCGTATGAAGCAGGGGAATTGTTTACTGATCTTGCTCCTGTCCATGTAGATACTGCTAAGCTCGCGATTAAAAATGATCAATCAGAGGTAACAAGCATTTTTGAGGACTCATTTGGATCATGGCGAACAGTTTTCAGCCCTCTTAAAGATGAAAGTGGAAATACAATTGCCGTGTTAGGAATTGATTACTCTGCGGATTATATTGACACCATCATTAAAAAAAGTGTTACAAAACAGATTATTATTGCAGTAATCGGAATTTCAATCTTATTAGTATTACTGTATTTTACAATTGATCGGCTTCTATTACCACTCAAAAAAGTGGTCATTGTTGCAGACCAAGTGGCAAATGGAGAATTGAACGATGTTGATCTTCAGATTACAAATGATGAAGTTGGACAACTTTCACAATCGATAAAAACAATGGTTTCAAACTTGCAACATGTCATATTAAACATTAGAAATACATCTGATCACGTTGCATCATCAGCTAATCAGCTAACTATGAATGCGACAGAATCGTATATTAGTTCTACAAACGTTTCAAAAGAAATGAAGAATATCGCTCAAAACGCTGAAACTTCTTTGGTAATGACTGAAGAAACAGCCGCTGCAATGGAAGAAACGGCAGGCGGTATACAACAAATTGCTGATTCAGCCAATACTGCTTCTGAATCGTCTCTTTCAGCATCACTTGCTGCTGAACAAGGAAATGAAGTTGTTCAACAGGTGATTGCTCAGATGCAATTAATTAATACATCTGTCGAGCAAATAGAAGAAACTATTAATGGTTTACATGCTAATTCTAACAAGATCAGCGACATTGTGAATATTATTACTGCAATAGCGGAGCAAACAAATTTGTTAGCACTAAACGCTGCAATTGAAGCGGCTAGAGCTGGTGAACATGGGAAAGGCTTTGCTGTTGTTGCAGATGAAGTAAGGAGATTAGCTGAACAATCATCACAGTCAGCTAAAGAAATATTCCAATTAATTCATATGATCCAAACAGATTCTAATGCCTCTGTAACTGTGATGGAAAAAGGGAAAGAAGACGTAAGAGTGGGAATGGATTATACGAATGAAGTAGGTCAGATATTTAAAAGGATTGTACAATCTGCAGACGAAGTGGCAGATCAAATCCGGGAAATCTCTGCGGCTTCTCAAGAAATATCTGCATCGTCTGAAGAAGTCGTGGCATCCGTTAATAATATTAAGAAAACATCTCAACAATCTACCGAGTTTTCATTGAGTGTCTCACAATCAACACAAGAACAATTGGTATCGATGCAGGAAGTGAAAGAAGCATCTGCTTCATTAGGCCAAACTGCAGAGAAGTTGCAATCCCTAATTACAAACTTCAAATTGGAGAGTGAAGATTAA